Below is a genomic region from Medicago truncatula cultivar Jemalong A17 chromosome 3, MtrunA17r5.0-ANR, whole genome shotgun sequence.
AAAGCAAAGAAACCATATGTCATTACAACCTTATATTTAATGCTACATAGCCGTCTGAAAATGactcttattattattactacactttgtccttttttttctttctatactCTTCTTGTACATATtatcatcataaaaaatattcaacctTATGTTTCACCCTTGTGCTTCAAGACTTCAAAGTCAATAACAAGTTTCAAgaacaagagaagaaaaaaataagaagaagaaagtggagtgtttttttcttcttctttgatatTTCAAAGTTCAACTATGCTTGGTCTTGGATGAAAGAAAGTGTCTGAAAATTTCTTAGCTTCAGAGTTTCTTTGCAGGTTCTATTCATCTTCCTTCtgaatttgtttttatatgtttttatttgttatatttaattatttgcaaTTTTATAAATTGAAGATAAATGATTAAAGCTTTGCTCAAATTCTAATATCTCTCAATTAATTAAGGTTTTTGTTCTTTTCAGTTGAAACAGTAtcatttttttgatttattttcatcaCAGTTTACCTTGATTGGTTGTTAGTTATTttagttaattttgtatttgaattttgataattttagttaatttttgtattttcattGTTATCAGTTTAGTTAGTTTTAGGTTGTTTTGCATAGGAACAACATAGTTATAAACAAGTAATTGAGCTCATGTGATTAATGAGTTCTGGTTAAACATGAATCGTTTGGGAGAATCAAAGTTTGAATTCTAACCGGAAATCCAGAATAGTGTTTTGTCAGACTTTCCTTGCCTTATGGTCGTACTCCGACTTACGAGGCCTCCTTTATGTAGGAACCAGAGGGTTAAGACAAAAAATAACAACTTAGTTATGTCAAGTTGAAATGTTTTAATCATATGttatatgtatttgttttttgttctgTATTAATTTCTTATTAGTACTTTTCTCTAGTTATATGTTAGTGTTCACTTGAgcatattttcttctttaattgACGACTGATTCTTGTTTTTATCTGAACAAATGAAGTTTTCATGAAGAATAAGGAAAACATGGAAAAGAGAGAATTTTCTGAATTGGTGTCAACAATGAATTTTTTGGCTGATGAAGTTGTTTCGTTTGGTAAGAAAACTGAAATTGAGGTAGATGCTTTTTCTGAGTTTTCCATGTTGGTTGAGAAATTGCCACCGATCTTGAATGAATTGAGTGATAACAGCGTTGTATTGGACAAGCCATCAATTCGAAAATCGTTGGAATCTCTTGAGAATGAGCTACGGCGTGCTAAAGCTTTAACAAAAAGCTCGAATTTGAGACACCCTATTAAGCAAATCGAGGACATGACACATGATATTGGCCGGTCGTTGGGAGTTTTGCTTGTTGCAAGCCTTGAAGTATCTATTgattttagagaaaagattggTACATTGCAAAGACAGATGATGAATGCAAGATTTGACGGCAGTTCAAGTATGACTTCAAGTCCGAAATCAGAATTTTTCATGAGTGAAACGAGGATGGTTGGTGAAATAGAAGAGGAAATCGTTCATGTTTctattgatgatgtgattttgcAACTTAAGAATGGTAATGATGAAGAATTTGCAGTTTCACTTATGAGACTAAAGGAGTACATGAGAAGCGGAAAATTGGATGGTGGTTTGATTAACGAGGAAGCAACCATCGCCTTTCTTTTCAAGCGTTTAGTTTCATGTAAGGCAGACAATAGACTATCCATAATTCAATTGCTAAGAAGTATTGCTTTTGGAAATGATGAGAAAAAGGTAAGATCCTGAAAATGAGTTGATTTTTACTATGTTTTTGTAAATGTTGGTCTAAAATTTTTGCACAATTGGGCCTGTTTGGATAAGCAACTTAATTAAGAGCTTATatcataagtgcttatgtataagccaTTTCTATAacagaaagtaaaagaaagtcaaactgtttttatataagctacaaattaattttgatagcTCAGGAAGTAAGCTATAAACAGCTTATGGAAATGTCACAAGCTATTGTCATAAGCTCTTCCAAACATTGTTACAACTGAAGAGTGCTTATACCAGTAGATAAGCTTAATTAAGTCAATCCATAGTCACTTTATCTTACTTTATAAAGTGGTAAAATGCAGGAGAAGATGGTTGAGGTTGAGTTTTTGTCAGCAGTGGTGAAGTCTCTTACAAGGGATTCAGAAGAGAGGAGGGAAGCAGTGGGACTGTTGCTAGACCTCTCTAATCTTCAATCAGTTCGTAGGCGGATCGGAAGAATACAAGGGTGTATCGTTATGTTGGTCGCCATCCTTAATGGTGATGACCCAGTTGCTTCACACGATGCAGCAAAGTTATTGGATATTTTGTCGAGTAATAATCAAAATGCACTTCATATGGCCGAGGCTGGTTACTTTAGGCCACTAGTTCAGTATTTGAAGGAAGGTAATTCAGGAATTTTCTCAACAGATACTTGTCTTTTGTTCTctattatttatatgattatacgAACCATAAGTTCAGATTTCTATAAACTTTCAATTAGATGGATATAGAAATAGGCTGAGTTAGTGAAAGCAGAAAAGTTAGCATTTGGTTTACATCAAATCTATCTACAAAATGATTCACTGTGTTATATCTCCAACAGGCAATGTTATAAGAGTTTAATAGTCATACACTGTCGgtgtaaattagttttacacTGACATCAACAAGATCCTAATGGCAACAGCACTTTCTAGGTTATCTTATTCACTTGAAAATTTCTAATTATCTTATTCCTGCAGGGTCTGACATGAACAAGATCCTAATGGCAACATCACTTTCTAGGTTGGAACTCACTGATCACAGCAAACTTACCCTTGGAGAAGATGGAGCGATCGAGCCCCTTGTGAAAATGTTTATTACCGGGAAACTTGAATCCAAGTTATCATCTTTAAACGCACTACAAAATCTGTCTAGCTTGACTGAAAATGTGCAACGTTTGATTCGATCAGGAATTACAGGATCTTTGctacaacttcttttctctgTTACATCTGTGCTCATGACACTAAGGGAACCTGCATCCGCTATTCTTGCACGAATTGCTCAGTCGGAATCCATACTCGTCAACGAAGATGTTGCGCAACAGATGCTTTCGCTTTTGAATCTTTCAAGCCCTATAATTCAAGGTCATCTATTAGAAGCTCTAAATAGCATGTCTTCTCATCTTGGTGCATCCAAAgtgagaagaaaaatgaaagaaaaaggtgCACTTCAACTACTCTTACCTTTTCTTAAGGaaaataacatcaaaatcaGGTGTAAGGTCTTGAATTTGCTATACACACTCTCTAAAGATATGACCGATGAGTTGACCGAATATCTTGATGAAAGTCATATTTTCAACATTGTTAATATCGTCTCGTCATCCACATCAGATAGTGAAAAAGCGGCTGCGGTTGGCATACTGAGTAATCTTCCCGCTAGCGATAAAAAAGTAACCGATATACTCAAGAGGGCAAGTTTGCTCCAGCTTTTGATATCTATTTTGTATTCCAGCAATGCTAGTAAATCGCCATCAACAAACAACTTAATCGAGAATGCTACCGGTGTTATAAACCGCTTCACGAATTCATCTGACAAGAAACTACAACTTGTTTCAGTACAACACGGGGTGATTCCTTTGCTTGTAAAATTGCTCTCAACAAGTTCACCAATCACAAAATCAAGGGCTGCAAACTCTTTAGCACAGCTATCTCAAAATTCACTTTCTCTTAGGAAATGTAGAAAGTCAAGATGGTTATGTGTTCAACCTTCAACAAACGCATATTGTGAAGTTCATGATGGATATTGCTTTGTCAATAGCACATTTTGTTTAGTCAAAGCTGGTGCGGTTTCTCAACTTATCGAAATGTTGGAAGATAAAGAGAAGGAAGCAGTTGAAGCTTCTCTTGTTGCACTTTCAACTCTCTTGCAAGATGAAATTTGGGAAAATGGTGTGAATTTCATTGCGAAATTATCAGGTGTGCAAGCTATTATAAAAAGTCTAGAAGTTGGTGATGCAAAGGTTCAAGAAAAAGCATTATGGATGTTGGAGAAAATATTTAAGGTTGAAGAACATAGAGTGAAATATGGAGAATCTGCTCAAGTGGTTCTTATTGATTTGGCACAAAAAAGTGATTCAAGATTGAAATCAACAGTTGCAAAAGTATTAGCAGAGTTAGAGCTTCTACAAGCTCAATCAAGTTATTTTTGAAACAAGCCTTTCTCTCTGAGAATTTATATTATGGCagtgatttttgttttgcattACATTCATTTacgtgcatgtttggattgacagtTAGTTTGGCGGAATCACAGTGAACGGTCATAATTTTGGTAAAAGTTACACTTCgaagcttcaacaaaatcatagcGACATTGTGATTTTATCAAACTCATATGATTCTAAGCATGCACTTCATTTTTTTGGTGTACATGCTTCCTGTTTGTAATTGATCTTGTTTTGCCTGAAACACATAAAGCCATTCTAAAAtatgtaataaataatttagtacAAAGGAAGGTTGTAAAGAAAAAATCAGGTTGactatatttataataatacttGCTATTGGATCAGAtggattttaaaaaaacttgCATGTGTTggataaagattttttttgcagaaaatatatattttttagtgttAATTACTGTTGTCAATTCCAACCCTAACATCAAAATTTAGATTCGTGGAGCAAGTATCAATGACAACCAATAACCAAAATaaccacaagcaacaacaacaatctagTCCTAATCATATAAGTCAAATGTATAGCAAAACCACAATCGAACCAAAGAATAAACAATGACCTACTatggaggagagattgatctctccaatccaccggttctttacaaagagatataaaagggttacaagaaattagctttaacaagctcacaaagaacaaaccctaatttctaccattttctcccaatctcaccaatgaacaagacactcaatgattttcactcaccaaggtgtttacaattgtttcccaACTCTATAATCTAACCCCCAAAAGAGAATCAATCTTTAGTCTTTGATTACATAaggatcttctcttttggtttccCAAGACTCACCCAACTTGCTCACAAAAGACTCTCCACTCATGTGTTTCCTAACCCCATGAATCTCTCCCTAAAAAACACTAACCCTTTTCCCAAGAgccccctcttttggttctATAAGATTTACATCTTGAAGCTTTAAACCTCCCTCAAAGACCCTTAACTTTTGGTATCTAAATATCCTAAAAGTTCCCTCCTTTGATTTCCATGAGATTCACCAAGCTTACTCAACAAATGAGCCAAATGATGCTTATGTAGTGTTCATATTAAAgcaaaattgtgtcacgatttgcttccaaaaacacatcaaattaaTGCTTTGAAAATTGTGCCTCTATTCCAATATTCCCAAAACACTAATTTTGAGTCATCTTGCAACAATTACCATaagatattaaaataaaaagggtttcCTAggactaaaataatttttttaatagcaaataaaaaagaaattaaatttcatcgaggaaacaacttttttttttggataaaaaatgTAGACAAAATGGTGTtcgtagattttttttaaggataataatcattttaacAACCAGTAAGCACAATAGTTGGTTGatgtattaaaatttcaatgtttatattaattattttcgtTTATCGACTAAAATGACCGTAATTAAGTAAgtattcataaaaaattgatatcataataaataaatatattaaataactaacgatattaaaaaaacattttagcATAAGAAGCTATTTTTATTAACCTAGTTCATATCAACCGTCTGATCTATTAGAATAGTTTTTATTTCACTTCCTATCTTTAAATATTCACAATCCGATTTCAATCGTAAGATCAATAACACTCTGACTCCGACCGTAGGAATCATGGTCCGTTCATATCCGACAACTATTTTGAGATTGAAGGATTGTGGTTGGATTATTATCCTTTCTTTTAGGGTAAATCCTATCCCAATTTGGTGAGAACTTGCCGATGAATCAAACGGT
It encodes:
- the LOC11427880 gene encoding U-box domain-containing protein 44 produces the protein MKNKENMEKREFSELVSTMNFLADEVVSFGKKTEIEVDAFSEFSMLVEKLPPILNELSDNSVVLDKPSIRKSLESLENELRRAKALTKSSNLRHPIKQIEDMTHDIGRSLGVLLVASLEVSIDFREKIGTLQRQMMNARFDGSSSMTSSPKSEFFMSETRMVGEIEEEIVHVSIDDVILQLKNGNDEEFAVSLMRLKEYMRSGKLDGGLINEEATIAFLFKRLVSCKADNRLSIIQLLRSIAFGNDEKKEKMVEVEFLSAVVKSLTRDSEERREAVGLLLDLSNLQSVRRRIGRIQGCIVMLVAILNGDDPVASHDAAKLLDILSSNNQNALHMAEAGYFRPLVQYLKEGSDMNKILMATSLSRLELTDHSKLTLGEDGAIEPLVKMFITGKLESKLSSLNALQNLSSLTENVQRLIRSGITGSLLQLLFSVTSVLMTLREPASAILARIAQSESILVNEDVAQQMLSLLNLSSPIIQGHLLEALNSMSSHLGASKVRRKMKEKGALQLLLPFLKENNIKIRCKVLNLLYTLSKDMTDELTEYLDESHIFNIVNIVSSSTSDSEKAAAVGILSNLPASDKKVTDILKRASLLQLLISILYSSNASKSPSTNNLIENATGVINRFTNSSDKKLQLVSVQHGVIPLLVKLLSTSSPITKSRAANSLAQLSQNSLSLRKCRKSRWLCVQPSTNAYCEVHDGYCFVNSTFCLVKAGAVSQLIEMLEDKEKEAVEASLVALSTLLQDEIWENGVNFIAKLSGVQAIIKSLEVGDAKVQEKALWMLEKIFKVEEHRVKYGESAQVVLIDLAQKSDSRLKSTVAKVLAELELLQAQSSYF